From Segatella copri, the proteins below share one genomic window:
- a CDS encoding patatin-like phospholipase family protein, translated as MKLNLKTTGLVLEGGGMRGVFTSGVLDAFMKHDVHFPYTVAVSAGACNGMSYMSRQPRRARISNIDYLARYQYIGIRHLVTQGCIFDRKLLYDKFPNQLLPFDFDTYFKYADGFEMVTTNCLTGKAMYLSENHDRQRALDVVRASSSLPYVSKIVEVDGIPMLDGGIADSIPVQHAIDMGWQHNVVVLTRNKGWRDMGKDHKIPYLYKNYPRLRVALSHRHRAYNEQIQLVDDLEAAGKITCIRPIRPLEVGRIEKDTDKLERLYEEGFMLGEAFCEKCVEKE; from the coding sequence ATGAAATTGAATTTGAAAACAACAGGTTTGGTTCTTGAGGGAGGAGGCATGCGAGGGGTCTTCACTAGTGGGGTACTGGATGCCTTCATGAAGCATGATGTTCATTTCCCTTATACGGTGGCTGTATCGGCTGGGGCATGTAATGGCATGTCGTATATGAGCCGCCAACCTCGGCGTGCCCGTATCTCTAACATCGATTATCTGGCCCGATACCAGTATATCGGTATTCGCCATCTGGTGACTCAGGGGTGTATCTTCGACCGCAAATTGCTCTACGATAAGTTTCCGAACCAGCTCTTGCCTTTCGATTTTGATACCTATTTTAAGTATGCCGATGGTTTCGAGATGGTTACTACCAATTGTCTTACGGGCAAGGCTATGTATCTTTCCGAGAATCATGACAGGCAGCGTGCACTGGATGTTGTGCGTGCTTCCAGCAGTTTGCCATATGTGAGCAAGATTGTGGAAGTGGATGGCATTCCGATGTTGGATGGTGGTATTGCGGACAGTATTCCGGTACAGCACGCCATTGACATGGGGTGGCAACACAATGTGGTTGTCCTGACTCGCAACAAAGGATGGCGTGATATGGGCAAAGACCATAAGATACCTTATTTATATAAGAACTATCCTCGCCTGCGTGTGGCTCTGAGTCACCGTCATCGGGCTTATAACGAACAGATCCAGCTTGTAGATGATCTGGAGGCTGCGGGTAAGATTACCTGTATCCGTCCAATCCGTCCGTTGGAAGTTGGCAGAATAGAGAAGGATACCGATAAACTGGAACGCCTCTACGAAGAAGGTTTCATGCTGGGTGAGGCTTTCTGCGAAAAATGCGTAGAAAAAGAATAA
- a CDS encoding aminopeptidase C: MKKTMIVAALMALVATGANAKKAADSAEVAKNKPVFTVVKQNPITSIKDQNRSGTCWAYSTLSYFESEILKKTGKTYDLSEMFVANKTYMDRATVAVRMHGDVSFSEGGSAYDVLYALQHYGIVPESAMPAPGSLTGDSLANFGEFFNVMTPYVEAVAKSTAKKLSPAWKSGLQGIIDSYIGKAPEKFTYEGKQYTPQSFCQSLGLNLDDYVTITSYTHHPMWSKFAVEVQDNWRWPLSYNVPMEDICKIIDNAVNNGYTVAWGGDVTEDGFTRKGLGIAYDVKKVRSMAGTDADHWFKLSKDEKKEKFDSLGVNAPEIVPTQAMRQEAFDNWETTDDHGMHIYGIAKDQNGKEYYMVKNSWGEYGDYKGTWYMTKAFVAYKTMDFMVNKNALPKDIRKKLGI; this comes from the coding sequence ATGAAGAAAACTATGATTGTTGCAGCCTTGATGGCTTTGGTAGCCACAGGAGCAAATGCGAAGAAAGCTGCAGACTCTGCAGAAGTAGCAAAGAACAAACCTGTATTTACTGTAGTAAAGCAGAATCCTATCACTAGCATCAAGGACCAGAACCGCAGTGGTACGTGCTGGGCTTACTCTACCCTCAGCTACTTCGAGAGCGAAATCTTGAAGAAGACAGGCAAGACCTACGACCTCAGCGAAATGTTCGTAGCCAACAAGACTTATATGGACCGCGCCACAGTGGCTGTAAGAATGCACGGCGACGTGAGCTTCTCTGAGGGTGGTAGCGCCTACGATGTACTCTATGCTTTGCAGCACTATGGTATTGTACCTGAGTCTGCCATGCCTGCACCAGGTTCATTGACAGGTGACTCTTTGGCTAACTTCGGTGAGTTCTTCAATGTAATGACTCCATACGTAGAGGCAGTAGCAAAGAGCACAGCTAAGAAGCTTTCTCCAGCCTGGAAGAGCGGTCTTCAGGGCATCATCGACTCTTACATCGGTAAGGCTCCTGAGAAGTTTACATACGAGGGCAAGCAGTATACTCCACAGAGCTTCTGCCAGAGTCTCGGTTTGAATCTTGATGATTATGTAACCATTACCAGCTACACCCACCACCCAATGTGGAGCAAGTTTGCTGTTGAGGTACAGGATAACTGGCGCTGGCCTTTGAGTTACAACGTTCCTATGGAAGACATCTGCAAGATCATCGACAACGCTGTAAACAACGGTTACACAGTAGCTTGGGGCGGTGACGTAACAGAAGACGGTTTCACTCGCAAGGGTCTCGGTATCGCTTACGACGTAAAGAAGGTTCGCTCTATGGCCGGTACAGATGCTGACCATTGGTTCAAGCTCTCTAAGGACGAGAAGAAGGAGAAGTTTGATTCTCTCGGCGTAAATGCTCCTGAGATTGTTCCTACACAGGCTATGCGTCAGGAAGCATTCGACAATTGGGAGACAACTGATGACCACGGTATGCACATCTACGGTATCGCTAAGGATCAGAACGGCAAGGAGTACTACATGGTTAAGAACTCTTGGGGCGAGTATGGTGACTACAAGGGAACCTGGTACATGACCAAGGCTTTCGTAGCTTACAAGACTATGGACTTCATGGTTAACAAGAACGCCCTTCCTAAGGACATCCGCAAGAAGCTCGGAATCTAG
- a CDS encoding aconitate hydratase: MILDIEMLRSFYASYSESVAQAKATVKRPLTYAEKVLFAHLFDPTQLRPYKRGIEYVDFRPNRVAMQDATAQMALLQFMNAGKDKVAVPASVHCDHLIRADVGATQDLPEACKTNKEVYDFLKSVSQKYHIGFWGPGAGIIHQVVLENYAFPGGMMVGTDSHTPNAGGLGMVAVGVGGADAVDVLTGQPWELKMPRLIGVHLTGKLSGWATPKDVILEILGILTVKGGTNAILEYFGEGLDSISTTGKATICNMGAELGATCSIFPFDQNASEYLRKTGREEIASLAQMNAAELRADDEVLADPSAFYDQIVEIDLSKVEPHLNGPFTPDAATPISHMKAKGPANDYPMVVEVGLVGSCTNSSYQDLARAASIARQAYEKGIEVKGQLIINPGSEQIRYTAERDGILDDFKKIGALIMTNACGPCIGQWKRHTDDNLRKNAIVTSFNRNFRRRADGNPNTFAFIGSPELTVALTIAGRLDFNPATDTLLDKEGNSVMLDAPTGFTFPPKGFAVEDKGFIAPSEENANVEVVISPDSNRLQKLAPFAPWDGKDLTDMPLLIKTEGKCTTDHISMAGPWLKFRGHLQNISDNLLMGAVNAFNGESNKVKNQLDGAYVEVSTAAKAYKAKGISSIVVAEDNYGEGSSREHAAMEPRFLNVKVILAKSFARIHETNLKKQGMLALTFCNKDDYNKVQEDDRISLTGLKEFAQGSKLTVTLKHKDGSEDSFEVEHTYNDTQIAWFKAGSALNFAAKK; this comes from the coding sequence ATGATATTGGACATTGAAATGCTGAGAAGCTTTTACGCTTCGTATTCGGAAAGTGTAGCCCAGGCTAAGGCTACGGTGAAACGACCTCTTACTTATGCCGAGAAGGTGCTCTTTGCGCATCTTTTCGACCCTACACAGTTGCGACCATATAAAAGAGGTATAGAATATGTTGACTTCCGTCCTAATCGCGTGGCGATGCAGGATGCGACTGCGCAAATGGCACTCTTGCAGTTCATGAATGCGGGTAAGGACAAGGTGGCCGTACCTGCTTCCGTACATTGTGATCACTTGATTCGTGCCGATGTGGGCGCAACACAAGATCTTCCTGAGGCTTGCAAGACCAATAAGGAGGTTTACGACTTCCTGAAGTCTGTTTCTCAGAAATACCATATCGGATTCTGGGGACCAGGTGCCGGAATCATCCATCAGGTAGTGCTCGAAAACTATGCATTCCCTGGAGGTATGATGGTGGGTACCGATTCTCATACTCCTAATGCCGGCGGTCTCGGCATGGTGGCAGTAGGTGTAGGTGGTGCTGATGCCGTAGATGTGTTGACCGGTCAGCCTTGGGAACTCAAGATGCCACGCCTCATCGGTGTGCATCTTACAGGCAAACTCTCTGGCTGGGCCACTCCTAAGGATGTGATTCTCGAAATCCTCGGCATTCTTACCGTAAAGGGCGGAACCAACGCCATCCTCGAATACTTCGGCGAGGGATTGGACAGTATCTCTACCACTGGCAAGGCTACCATCTGTAACATGGGAGCCGAATTGGGTGCCACATGCTCTATCTTCCCATTCGACCAGAATGCCAGCGAGTATCTCCGCAAGACAGGCCGTGAAGAAATTGCATCTCTCGCACAGATGAATGCAGCCGAACTCCGTGCTGATGATGAGGTGTTGGCAGATCCGTCTGCTTTCTACGACCAGATTGTTGAAATCGACCTTTCTAAGGTTGAACCTCATCTTAACGGTCCGTTCACTCCAGATGCAGCCACACCAATCTCTCACATGAAGGCAAAAGGTCCTGCCAACGATTATCCGATGGTAGTAGAAGTAGGATTGGTAGGTAGCTGTACCAACTCTTCTTATCAGGACTTGGCCCGTGCTGCCAGCATTGCCCGTCAGGCTTATGAGAAAGGTATTGAGGTAAAGGGACAGCTTATCATCAACCCGGGTTCAGAGCAGATTCGCTATACAGCCGAGCGTGATGGCATCCTTGATGATTTCAAGAAGATTGGAGCCCTCATCATGACCAATGCCTGCGGTCCTTGCATCGGACAGTGGAAGCGTCATACCGATGATAATTTGCGCAAGAATGCCATTGTTACCTCTTTCAACCGAAACTTCCGCCGCCGTGCTGATGGTAACCCTAATACGTTTGCCTTCATCGGCAGTCCAGAGCTCACCGTGGCTCTCACCATTGCGGGCCGTCTCGACTTCAATCCGGCTACAGATACCTTGCTGGATAAGGAGGGCAACAGCGTGATGCTCGATGCGCCTACAGGTTTCACCTTCCCACCTAAGGGGTTTGCCGTAGAGGATAAGGGATTCATTGCTCCAAGCGAAGAAAATGCCAATGTAGAGGTAGTCATTTCGCCTGACAGCAACCGACTCCAGAAACTTGCTCCGTTTGCTCCATGGGATGGAAAAGACCTGACAGATATGCCGCTTCTTATCAAAACCGAGGGCAAATGTACCACCGACCACATCTCTATGGCGGGTCCTTGGCTGAAGTTCCGTGGACATTTGCAGAACATCTCCGACAACCTTTTAATGGGTGCCGTTAATGCCTTTAACGGTGAGAGCAATAAGGTGAAGAACCAGTTGGATGGTGCTTATGTCGAGGTTTCTACCGCTGCCAAGGCTTACAAGGCAAAAGGCATCAGCAGCATCGTGGTGGCAGAGGATAACTATGGTGAAGGTTCTTCCCGTGAGCATGCAGCTATGGAGCCTCGTTTCCTCAACGTGAAGGTGATTCTCGCCAAGAGTTTCGCCCGCATCCACGAAACCAACCTGAAGAAGCAGGGTATGCTTGCCCTCACATTCTGCAACAAGGATGATTATAATAAGGTGCAGGAGGACGACCGCATCTCTTTGACAGGTTTGAAGGAGTTTGCTCAAGGTTCTAAACTCACCGTCACCCTGAAGCACAAGGATGGTTCTGAGGATAGTTTCGAGGTTGAGCATACTTATAATGATACACAGATTGCATGGTTTAAGGCTGGTTCTGCATTGAACTTTGCAGCAAAGAAATAA
- the trmD gene encoding tRNA (guanosine(37)-N1)-methyltransferase TrmD: MRIDIITVLPEMLEGFFNESILARAQKKGLAEIHLHNLRDYTLDKWKRVDDYPYGGSAGMVMQCEPIDRCIAALKAEREYDDVIYVSPDGETFNQKIANEMSMQGNLIILCGHYKGIDQRVRDHLITREISVGDYVLTGGELAAAIISDAVIRLVPGVISDEQSALSDCFQDDILAAPIYTRPADYKGWKVPEILLSGNEAKIRQWEFDQAMERTKRLRPDLLK, from the coding sequence ATGAGAATAGACATTATTACAGTATTACCAGAGATGCTGGAGGGATTCTTCAATGAGTCCATTCTGGCACGTGCGCAGAAGAAGGGTCTAGCGGAGATTCATCTGCACAACCTGCGTGACTACACATTAGATAAATGGAAGCGTGTGGACGACTATCCATACGGCGGAAGTGCCGGCATGGTGATGCAATGTGAACCAATAGACCGCTGCATTGCTGCACTGAAGGCAGAGCGCGAGTATGATGACGTGATTTATGTTTCGCCAGATGGTGAAACTTTCAACCAGAAGATAGCCAACGAAATGTCGATGCAGGGTAACCTCATCATCCTCTGCGGTCACTACAAGGGTATTGACCAGCGTGTGCGCGACCATCTCATTACCCGCGAAATCAGTGTAGGTGATTATGTGCTAACGGGTGGCGAACTTGCCGCAGCCATCATCTCAGATGCCGTCATCCGACTGGTTCCGGGTGTTATCAGCGACGAACAGAGTGCACTTTCCGACTGTTTCCAGGACGACATTCTTGCCGCCCCTATCTACACCCGTCCTGCCGACTACAAGGGATGGAAGGTTCCGGAGATTCTGCTCAGTGGCAACGAAGCCAAGATTCGCCAGTGGGAATTCGACCAGGCCATGGAAAGAACCAAGCGCCTGCGCCCTGACCTGCTGAAATAA
- a CDS encoding aminopeptidase P family protein, producing the protein MFSKETYISRRQELKKLVKSGVIILFGNNNSPCNFPNNGYYPFRQDSTFLYYFGLQRDGLVGVIDIDNDIETLIGDDIDLVDIVWYGSVDSVHDLAAQVGVHNSAPMKTLKTICNDAMSKKRKIHFLPPYRYDIKLQVFDLLGIHPNQQKEEASMDLIKAVVKMRSTKTQEEIEELERAAVIGYKMHTTAMKLVRPGVTEKYVAGQVSGIAHSYGAMVSFPTIFSQHGEIQHGYPSMNVLEEGRLALCDAGAETMNNYCSDNTRTMPVSGKFSQRQLEIYSIVEECHDHALDVAKPGVKWADVHFSVCRLLFDRMKELGLAKGDTEEAVKAGAHAMFLPHGLGHMMGMDVHDMENLDQINVGFDEEVRPNLEQFGTNCLRMGRRLQEGFVVTDEPGVYFIPALIDDWKASGHCAEFLNFDKIETYKDFGGIRIEDDVLITKDSCRFLGKDRIPYHPKDVEEFMAANKE; encoded by the coding sequence ATGTTCAGCAAAGAGACTTACATCAGCCGCAGACAGGAGTTGAAGAAGCTTGTGAAAAGCGGCGTAATTATACTTTTCGGAAATAACAATTCACCATGTAATTTCCCTAATAACGGATATTACCCTTTCCGTCAGGACTCGACATTCCTCTATTATTTCGGATTGCAGCGCGACGGTCTGGTAGGTGTGATAGATATAGACAACGATATTGAAACCCTGATTGGTGACGACATCGACCTCGTAGACATCGTATGGTACGGAAGCGTTGACAGTGTTCATGATCTTGCAGCACAGGTAGGCGTTCACAACTCAGCACCTATGAAAACACTCAAGACTATCTGCAACGACGCCATGTCGAAGAAGCGCAAGATTCATTTTCTGCCACCTTACCGCTACGACATCAAGCTGCAGGTATTCGACCTTCTGGGCATCCATCCTAACCAGCAGAAAGAAGAGGCCAGCATGGACCTCATCAAGGCTGTTGTGAAGATGCGTTCAACTAAGACCCAGGAAGAAATCGAGGAATTGGAGCGTGCTGCTGTCATCGGATACAAGATGCATACCACAGCGATGAAGCTCGTACGTCCGGGTGTGACAGAAAAATATGTTGCAGGTCAGGTAAGCGGCATTGCCCACTCTTACGGAGCCATGGTCAGTTTCCCAACCATCTTCAGTCAGCACGGTGAAATTCAGCATGGTTATCCATCTATGAATGTACTGGAAGAAGGCAGACTGGCACTCTGTGATGCAGGTGCAGAAACTATGAACAACTACTGTTCAGACAACACCCGCACCATGCCGGTGAGCGGAAAGTTCAGCCAGCGCCAGTTGGAAATCTACTCTATTGTAGAAGAATGCCACGACCATGCACTGGATGTAGCCAAGCCAGGCGTAAAATGGGCAGACGTACACTTCTCTGTTTGCCGCCTGCTCTTCGACCGCATGAAGGAGCTCGGACTTGCAAAGGGTGATACAGAAGAGGCTGTAAAGGCTGGAGCACACGCCATGTTCCTGCCTCATGGTTTGGGCCACATGATGGGAATGGATGTTCACGACATGGAGAACCTCGACCAGATTAACGTTGGTTTCGACGAAGAGGTACGCCCTAATCTGGAGCAATTCGGTACCAACTGCCTGCGTATGGGTCGCCGTCTGCAGGAAGGTTTCGTGGTAACCGACGAGCCGGGAGTTTACTTCATCCCTGCCCTCATCGACGACTGGAAGGCATCCGGTCACTGTGCAGAATTCCTCAACTTCGACAAGATTGAGACCTATAAAGATTTCGGTGGTATCCGAATTGAGGACGATGTACTCATCACCAAAGATAGTTGCAGATTCCTGGGCAAAGACCGCATACCTTATCATCCAAAAGATGTTGAGGAGTTCATGGCAGCCAACAAGGAATAA